The Acidobacteriota bacterium genomic interval GCTGGGGGCATTCATCCTCGCGATCGTCGGCCAGCGCGGGCCGAGTTCGGTCGTCGGTGGAATCGACGGAGCGCCCGTCGGGACCGAGACGGTGGCCGAGGCGCCGCTTGCGGCGGACGAAGAGGACGCTGCGGCGTCCGGGGAAGGCGCCGCCGAAACGCCTCCGGCGCAGCAGTAGGGCCGCCGGACAACGTGATTGCGGCGCGCCGCCGGGCGCGCGGCAGAGGAGCCACCGCGGAAGTGGCGGAACGGCAGACGCGCCAGCTTGAGGGGCTGGTGAGCCAATGGCTCGTGGGGGTTCAAATCCCCCCTTCCGCACCATTCTGTCACCCTTCTCCCCGGAGAAGGCCTTCTTTCCGGGGAAGGGAATGCGCCTGACCCCCTGGTGGACCGGCGCATTCCCGGCCGGGGCAATCCTGGCCGCCGTAGCGCTCGGCCCCGGCACGTGCGCAGTCGAGCAGGCCTGCGCCGTTGCACAGGCCGGCACTGCCGTAACGGCTGGCGCCACTACCCAGGACGACGATGATGACGACCCCAGCCTTGGTCCGCCCGCGGTCTATACCGAGCTGCGCGAGGCGGCGCCCGAGCCGGCCGGACGCATAGCCGCCGGCACCCGGTTGCAGGTCGATCGGTTCGAGTTGGAGTTCGACGGCGGCGACCTGTTCCTGCTTCCCCCGATCGGCGGCCGCGACACCGTCGCCATCTACCAGGGTCGCGGGACGTTCCATGCCTACCCGCCGGACGGCGTCGAGCTACAGCAGCTCCAGAAGCTGATCGAGGCCGATCGCATCGAGGAGGAATTCGAGCGGTTCATCGTCTGGTTCACGGGAGACCTGGGTGAACGGCTGCGAGCCCTGGCCGACGCCGGGGCGCCGGACGGCAACGTGGGCCGCGCCGCCGACCTGCTGGAGGACCGGCGCGAAAAGCTGCGCGAGGACCGTCTCCTCAATCCCGACGCGCGTGTCGCGGCGGACCTCTGGCGGGCCTCGGTCGAGCCGCCGCTGCCGGACGCCGAACGCGACTTCGTCTTCTTTGAGATCGACGGACGCGAGCACGACTGGTTCACGGTCGAGGTCGAGCCGCTGGACCCGGAAGAAGTCGGCGTCACGCGCTACGACGGGGGCCACCGGATGGTCGATGTCTGGATGGGCGCGCACGCCGTCGCCGACTTCGACGCGGCGGCCGTCGCGTCCACCATCGGACGCTTTCCGCGCGATCCGGAAGCGGACGGCCCCTTCGATCCGGACGCCGAGCGGGATGACGACGACGACTGGACGGCGCCCGACTACGGGCTGTCGCCGCGGGTCCTCGAACCGGACGATGAGCCGTGGCAGGCGCGGGTGTCGATCTCGCGCACCGATGTCGACCTGGCCATCGAGAGGAACGGCGACGCCGAGGCGAGCGTCGCGCTGGTCGTGGAACCGCTCGTCGATCTGGCCACGCTCCGGGTGCTGGTGTCGCCGCTCGCCGAGGTGACCGACGTCCGCTGGCGGACCACGCTGCCGGACGGCGTCGATGACGTGAACGCGGTGGCGCTGCTCGACGATCCGCCCGAGCCCGACGAACCGGCCCCGCTTCTCGGCGAGTCCATCCACTTCATCCAGGAAAAGCACGACCGGCGCCTGAGCCCCGACCTGTACGAGCCGCGCCTCGTCATCCTGCTCCCGCGCGCCGTCGCCGCCGGCGAGCGGTTCATCCTGGAAATCGCCTACGAGGGAGAGCTGATCGAGCGGCTGCGCGACGCGAGCGGCTACTACCTGAAGGACAGCGTCTACTGGATCCCGCGCCATCCGGACAACCGGCGGCGCAGTTTCCACCTGACGTTCCGCACGCCGGAGCGTTACCGGATCGCCAGTGGCGGCCTCCTGACGGAGGAGCGGGTGGAGGACGACACGCGGATCATGCGGTGGATCACCGCGCAATCGGTCCGCAACACGATGTCCTTTCACATGGGGCGGTTCGAGATCGACGAAGTGCCGGCCGACGCGCTGGCCGAGGAAGGCATCGACCTGCCGTCCATCGCGGTCTATGCGGACCGTCATCACGTCGGCTTCGCGCCGGGCAACCGGGAGAAGACCATCGAGGACCTGATCGGGTCGATCCGGACCTACACCGACTATTTCGGCCCGTATCCCTTCGAGTCGCTCCTCGTGACGGAGACGCGCGAGTACGGCGCGCAGGCGTTCCCCGGCCTGGTCCTCCTCACGTTCCAGGCGTTCGGCATGCTGCACACCGGCGAGCAGGAGCTGTTCCGCTCACACGAGGTGGCCCACCAGTGGTGGGGCGCGGGGGTCGACTGGGAAGGCTATCGCGATCAATGGATCTCCGAGGGATTCGCGCACTACTCCGCCGCCCTCTACGCGCTGATGGGACTGGAGGACGAGGACCAGTTTCTGGAGATGCTCGACGCGTGGCGGCTCGACGTTCTGGGCATACCGAGCGTCGGCCAGGGGCTCGGCCTCAAGCGCTACGGCTTCCTTCCCCAGGTGATCCAGCGGAGTGACGCCCATGAATCGGGGCCGCTCGTGGCCGGCTTCCGGCTCCGGACCACCGACACGCCGGCCGACTATCGCCTGCTAGTGTACGAGAAGGGGGCGTTTATCCTGCATATGCTCCGGATGCTCCTGATGGACCTGGAGACCGGTGACGACGAGCGGTTCCGCGCGATGATGCGCCGGTTCGTGGCCGATCACATCGGCGGAGTCGCCAGCACGCGGTCGTTCGAGGCCGCCGTGACCGAGGCGTTCGGCGAGCCGATGGACTGGTTCTTCGATCAGTGGGTGTATGGCGTCGACGTTCCCGAATACCGCCCCGACCTCGATGTCGTGGATGCCCGCCGCATCCCGTCGGCCAGCGCCGCCGGCGCGAGTGACGGAGGGCGAAGCGATCCCGCCGCGCGCGAGCTGCTCGATGCCGCCCGGCGGGATGCGCCGTTCGTTCTCCGCGGCACGGTGCGCCAGGAGGAGGTGCCGGCAGGCTTCCGGATGCCGGTCCCGATCCGCGTGACATTCGACGACCGGCCGCCGATTCTCCGGCGCATCTGGATCGATCAGCCGGAAGTGGCGGTGGAGATCCCGCTGCCGGCCGAGCCCGACGAGGTCGAGTTCAATTGGCACCACGGCGTGCTGGCCCGCGTGCGGTAGAACCGCGCACGTGCGGCAGAACCGCGCGCGTGCGGCACAACCTCCGGTGCGCCGGCCTCCAGGCCGGCAGGACCAGGCAGAACCGCACGCGTGCGGCAGAACCCGGACACGGGCCGGCGGTTCCTGCCTTGACAGTCCCGACACCGAGAACGGACAATCTTGGTTGCGCGCCACCCAGCCGTGCAGCCGCGTAGCGGCGCCGGGCGCCAACGGATCGGATTCCGGATCGCTATCGCCACCAAGATGCCCGAGTCATCGGATATCCGTGCCTGGATCGACGCCCACCGCCGGCGACGCCAGAGCAACAAGGTGCTCCATGGGCACCCGTCGCCCATGTTCTGGCTCGACCGCGAAGTCCCGATCTGCGACGTGATGGCGAACCGCCGCACCGCGGCGGAGACGATGCGGAAGAAGATAAACCTGTACGTCGGCACGCCGTACTGCCTGCCGACGCAGCCGGACCGCTGCGGGTTCTGCCTGTTTCCGAGCGAGGTCTACCGCAACCGGCAGCAGCTCGACACGTACCTGAACTACCTCCGCCGCGAGGGAGAACTGTTCCGCCCCTGGCTGGGCGGCGCCGAGCTTGCCAGCATCTACTTCGGCGGCGGGACGTCCAACCTCTACCGGGCGGATCAATACGCCCCGCTGATGGGGATCGTCCGCGAACTGTTCGACATCCCATCCGATATCGAGGTGACCCTCGAAGGGATTCCGCAAACCTTCACCCGCGAGAAGCTGGAGGCGATGCAGGCGGCCGGCATCAACCGGATCAGCATGGGCGTGCAGCAGCTCGACGACGAGCTGATCAAGGCGAGCGGGCGGCGCCAGAACGCCGCGCAGGTCTTCGACACCGTCGATGCCTGCCGCGACCTCGGACTGCCGCTCAGCATCGACCTGATCTTCGGGTGGCCGAACCAGACGGTCGATCACATGCTGAGCGACCT includes:
- a CDS encoding M1 family metallopeptidase produces the protein MARGGSNPPFRTILSPFSPEKAFFPGKGMRLTPWWTGAFPAGAILAAVALGPGTCAVEQACAVAQAGTAVTAGATTQDDDDDDPSLGPPAVYTELREAAPEPAGRIAAGTRLQVDRFELEFDGGDLFLLPPIGGRDTVAIYQGRGTFHAYPPDGVELQQLQKLIEADRIEEEFERFIVWFTGDLGERLRALADAGAPDGNVGRAADLLEDRREKLREDRLLNPDARVAADLWRASVEPPLPDAERDFVFFEIDGREHDWFTVEVEPLDPEEVGVTRYDGGHRMVDVWMGAHAVADFDAAAVASTIGRFPRDPEADGPFDPDAERDDDDDWTAPDYGLSPRVLEPDDEPWQARVSISRTDVDLAIERNGDAEASVALVVEPLVDLATLRVLVSPLAEVTDVRWRTTLPDGVDDVNAVALLDDPPEPDEPAPLLGESIHFIQEKHDRRLSPDLYEPRLVILLPRAVAAGERFILEIAYEGELIERLRDASGYYLKDSVYWIPRHPDNRRRSFHLTFRTPERYRIASGGLLTEERVEDDTRIMRWITAQSVRNTMSFHMGRFEIDEVPADALAEEGIDLPSIAVYADRHHVGFAPGNREKTIEDLIGSIRTYTDYFGPYPFESLLVTETREYGAQAFPGLVLLTFQAFGMLHTGEQELFRSHEVAHQWWGAGVDWEGYRDQWISEGFAHYSAALYALMGLEDEDQFLEMLDAWRLDVLGIPSVGQGLGLKRYGFLPQVIQRSDAHESGPLVAGFRLRTTDTPADYRLLVYEKGAFILHMLRMLLMDLETGDDERFRAMMRRFVADHIGGVASTRSFEAAVTEAFGEPMDWFFDQWVYGVDVPEYRPDLDVVDARRIPSASAAGASDGGRSDPAARELLDAARRDAPFVLRGTVRQEEVPAGFRMPVPIRVTFDDRPPILRRIWIDQPEVAVEIPLPAEPDEVEFNWHHGVLARVR